Proteins encoded within one genomic window of Pongo pygmaeus isolate AG05252 chromosome 6, NHGRI_mPonPyg2-v2.0_pri, whole genome shotgun sequence:
- the NOS3 gene encoding nitric oxide synthase 3 isoform X1 gives MGVWGFQEIGAGRGRDTLMSDSRTKSHYILAGPLSPRTQKDSRVGIQELLYVWGEVKERTCMTLEVPVVTESVGCHPLLQKRCSPSARPFRERHTGVRPKALPSGATSQKDLYDPLVALPCHSPTPQPPRCSPRALLDTWVPTYQPQSSQRNPGVRPPTLQASGRGAEALEPPSRACSCPIVYGTGVGRGPAPESPLPLPPPLGPLPLPKEKARALLEQAAEWTHSNMGNLKSVAQEPGPPCGLGLGLGLGLCGKQGPATPAPEPSRAPASLLPPAPGHSPPSSPLTQPPEGPKFPRVKNWEVGSITYDTLSAQAQQDGPCTPRRCLGSLVFPRKLQGRPSPGPPAPEQLLSQAQDFINQYYSSIKRSGSQAHEQRLQEVEAEVAATGTYQLRESELVFGAKQAWRNAPRCVGRIQWGKLQVFDARDCRSAQEMFTYICNHIKYATNRGNLRSAITVFPQRCPGRGDFRIWNSQLVRYAGYRQQDGSVRGDPANVEITELCIQHGWTPGNGRFDVLPLLLQAPDEPPELFLLPPELVLEVPLEHPTLEWFAALGLRWYALPAVSNMLLEIGGLEFPAAPFSGWYMSTEIGTRNLCDPHRYNILEDVAVCMDLDTRTTSSLWKDKAAVEINVAVLHSYQLAKVTIVDHHAATASFMKHLENEQKARGGCPADWAWIVPPISGSLTPVFHQEMVNYFLSPAFRYQPDPWKGSATKGTGITRKKTFKEVANAVKISASLMGTVMAKRVKATILYGSETGRAQSYAQQLGRLFRKAFDPRVLCMDEYDVVSLEHETLVLVVTSTFGNGDPPENGESFAAALMEMSGPYNSSPRPEQHKSYKIRFNSISCSDPLVSSWRRKRKESSNTDSAGALGTLRFCVFGLGSRAYPHFCAFARAVDTRLEELGGERLLQLGQGDELCGQEEAFRGWAQAAFQAACETFCVGEDAKAAARDIFSPKRSWKRQRYRLSAQAEGLQLLPGLIHLHRRKMFQATVLSVENLQSSKSTRATILVRLDTGGQEGLQYQPGDHIGVCPPNRPGLVEALLSRVEDPPAPTEPVAVEQLEKGSPGGPPPGWVRDPRLPPCTLRQALTFFLDITSPPSPQLLRLLSTLAEEPREQQELEALSQDPRRYEEWKWFRCPTLLEVLEQFPSVALPAPLLLTQLPLLQPRYYSVSSAPSTHPGEIHLTVAVLAYRTQDGLGPLHYGVCSTWLSQLKPGDPVPCFIRGAPSFRLPPDLSLPCILVGPGTGIAPFRGFWQERLHDIESKGLQPTPMTLVFGCRCSQLDHLYRDEVQNAQQRGVFGRVLTAFSREPDNPKTYVQDILRTELAAEVHRVLCLERGHMFVCGDVTMATNVLQTVQRILATEGNMELDEAGDVIGVLRDQQRYHEDIFGLTLRTQEVTSRIRTQSFSLQERQLRGAVPWAFDPPGSDTNSP, from the exons ATGGGGGTGTGGGGGTTCCAGGAAATTGGGGCTGGGAGGGGAAGGGATACCCTAATGTCAGACTCAAGGACAAAAAGTCACTACATCCTTGCTGGGCCTCTATCCCCAAGAACCCAAAAGGACTCAAGGGTGGGGATCCAGGAGCTCTTGTATGTATGGGGGGAGGTGAAGGAGAGAACCTGCATGACCCTAGAGGTCCCTGTGGTCACTGAGAGTGTGGGCTGCCATCCCCTGCTACAGAAACGGTGCTCACCTTCTGCCCGACCCTTCAGGGAAAGGCACACAGGGGTGAGGCCGAAGGCCCTTCCGTCTGGTGCCACATCACAGAAGGACCTTTATGACCCCCTGGTGGCTCTACCCTGCCACTCCCCCACACCCCAGCCCCCACGCTGCAGCCCCAGGGCTCTGCTGGACACCTGGGTTCCCACTTATCAGCCTCAGTCCTCACAGCGGAACCCAGGCGTCCGGCCCCCCACCCTTCAGGCCAGCGGGCGTGGAGCTGAGGCTTTAGAGCCTCCCAGCCGGGCTTGTTCCTGTCCCATTGTGTATGGGACAGGGGTGGGGCGAGGGCCAGCACCGGAGAGCCCCCTCCCACTGCCCCCTCCTCTCGGTCCCCTCCCTCTTCCTAAGGAAAAGGCCAGGGCTCTGCTGGAGCAGGCAGCAGAGTGGACGCACAGTAACATGGGCAACTTGAAGAGCGTGGCCCAGGAGCCTGGGCCACCCTgcggcctggggctggggctgggcctcgGGCTGTGCGGCAAGCAGGGCCCAGCCACCCCAGCCCCTGAGCCCAGCCGGGCCCCAGCATCCCTACTCCCGCCAGCGCCAGGACACAG CCCCCCGAGCTCCCCGCTAACCCAGCCCCCGGAGGGGCCCAAGTTCCCTCGTGTGAAGAACTGGGAGGTGGGGAGCATCACCTATGACACCCTCAGCGCCCAGGCGCAGCAG GATGGGCCCTGCACCCCAAGACGCTGCCTGGGCTCCCTGGTATTTCCACGGAAACTACAGGGCCGGCCCTCCCCCGGCCCCCCGGCCCCTGAGCAGCTGCTGAGTCAGGCCCAGGACTTCATCAACCAGTACTACAGCTCCATTAAGAG GAGCGGCTCCCAAGCCCACGAACAGCGGCTTCAAGAGGTGGAAGCCGAGGTGGCAGCCACAGGCACCTACCAGCTTAGGGAAAGCGAGCTGGTGTTCGGGGCCAAGCAGGCCTGGCGCAATGCTCCCCGCTGTGTGGGCCGGATCCAGTGGGGGAAGCTGCAG GTGTTCGATGCCCGGGACTGCAGGTCTGCACAGGAAATGTTCACCTACATCTGCAACCACATCAAGTATGCCACCAACCGGGGCAACCTTCG CTCGGCCATCACAGTGTTCCCGCAGCGCTGCCCTGGCCGAGGAGACTTCCGAATCTGGAACAGCCAGCTGGTGCGCTATGCGGGCTACCGGCAGCAGGACGGCTCTGTGCGGGGGGACCCAGCCAACGTGGAGATCACCGAG CTCTGCATTCAGCACGGCTGGACCCCAGGAAACGGTCGCTTCGACGTGCTGCCCCTGCTGCTGCAGGCCCCAGATGAGCCCCCAGAACTCTTCCTACTGCCCCCCGAGCTGGTCCTTGAGGTGCCCCTGGAGCACCCCAC gctggagtggtttGCAGCCCTGGGCCTGCGCTGGTACGCCCTCCCGGCAGTGTCCAACATGCTGCTGGAAATTGGGGGCCTGGAGTTCCCCGCAGCCCCCTTCAGTGGCTGGTACATGAGCACTGAGATCGGCACGAGGAACCTGTGTGACCCTCACCGCTACAACATCCTGGAG GATGTGGCTGTCTGCATGGACCTGGATACCCGGACAACCTCGTCCCTGTGGAAAGACAAGGCAGCAGTGGAAATCAACGTGGCCGTGCTGCACAGTTACCAG CTGGCCAAAGTCACCATCGTGGACCACCACGCCGCCACGGCCTCCTTCATGAAGCACCTGGAGAATGAGCAGAAGGCCAGGGGAGGCTGCCCTGCGGACTGGGCCTGGATTGTGCCCCCCATCTCGGGCAGCCTCACTCCTGTCTTCCATCAGGAGATGGTCAACTATTTCCTGTCCCCGGCCTTCCGCTACCAG CCAGACCCCTGGAAGGGGAGTGCCACCAAGGGCACTGGCATCACCAGGAAGAAGACCTTCAAAGAAGTGGCCAA CGCCGTGAAGATCTCCGCCTCGCTGATGGGCACGGTGATGGCAAAGCGAGTGAAGGCCACAATTCTGTACGGCTCCGAGACCGGCCGGGCCCAGAGCTACGCACAGCAGCTGGGGAGACTCTTCCGGAAAGCTTTTGACCCCCGG GTCCTGTGTATGGATGAGTATGACGTGGTGTCCCTCGAACACGAGACGCTGGTGCTGGTGGTAACCAGCACATTTGGGAATGGGGATCCCCCGGAGAATGGAGAG AGCTTTGCGGCTGCCCTGATGGAGATGTCCGGCCCCTACAACAGCTCCCCTCGGCCGGAACAGCACAA GAGTTATAAGATCCGCTTCAACAGCATCTCCTGCTCAGACCCACTGGTGTCCTCTTGGCGGCGGAAGAGGAAGGAGTCCAGTAACACAGACAGTGCAGGGGCCCTGGGCACCCTCAG GTTCTGTGTGTTCGGGCTGGGCTCCCGGGCATACCCCCACTTCTGCGCCTTTGCTCGTGCGGTGGACACACGGCTGGAGGAACTGGGCGGGGAGCGGCTGCTGCAGCTGGGCCAGGGCGACGAGCTGTGCGGCCAGGAGGAGGCCTTCCGCGGCTGGGCCCAGGCCGCCTTCCAg GCCGCCTGTGAGACCTTCTGTGTGGGAGAGGATGCCAAGGCCGCCGCCCGAGACATCTTCAGCCCCAAACGGAGCTGGAAGCGCCAGAGGTACCGGCTGAGCGCCCAGGCCGAGGGCCTGCAGTTGCTGCCAG gTCTGATCCACCTGCACAGGCGGAAGATGTTCCAGGCTACAGTCCTCTCAGTGGAAAACCTGCAAAGCAGCAAGTCCAC gaggGCCACCATCCTGGTGCGCCTGGACACCGGAGGCCAGGAGGGGCTGCAGTATCAGCCGGGGGACCACATAGGTGTCTGCCCACCCAACCGGCCCGGCCTTGTGGAGGCGCTGCTGAGCCGCGTGGAGGACCCGCCGGCACCCACTGAGCCCGTGGCAGTAGAGCAGCTGGAGAAGGGCAGCCCTG GTGGCCCTCCCCCCGGCTGGGTGCGAGACCCCCGGCTGCCCCCGTGCACGCTGCGCCAGGCTCTCACCTTCTTCCTGGACATCACCTCCCCGCCCAGCCCTCAGCTCTTGCGGCTGCTCAGCACCTTGGCAGAAGAGCCCAGAGAACAGCAGGAGCTGGAGGCCCTCAGCCAG GATCCCCGACGCTACGAGGAGTGGAAGTGGTTCCGCTGCCCCACGCTGCTGGAGGTGCTGGAGCAGTTCCCGTCGGTGGCACTGCCTGCCCCACTGCTCCTCACCCAGCTGCCTCTGCTCCAGCCCCGGTACTACTCAGTCAGCTCAGCACCCAGCACCCACCCAGGAGAGATCCACCTCACTGTAGCTGTGCTGGCATACAGGACCCAGG ATGGGCTGGGCCCCCTGCACTATGGAGTCTGCTCCACGTGGCTAAGCCAACTTAAGCCTGGAGACCCTGTGCCCTGCTTCATCCGGGG GGCTCCCTCCTTCCGGCTGCCACCCGATCTCAGCTTGCCCTGCATCCTGGTGGGCCCAGGCACTGGCATTGCCCCCTTCCGGGGATTCTGGCAGGAGCGGCTGCATGACATTGAGAGCAAAG GGCTGCAGCCCACTCCCATGACTTTGGTGTTCGGCTGCCGATGCTCGCAACTCGACCATCTCTACCGCGACGAGGTGCAGAACGCCCAGCAGCGCGGGGTGTTTGGCCGAGTCCTCACCGCCTTCTCCCGGGAACCTGACAACCCCAAG ACCTACGTGCAGGACATCCTGAGGACAGAGCTGGCTGCGGAGGTGCACCGCGTGCTGTGCCTCGAGCGGGGCCACATGTTTGTCTGCGGCGATGTCACCATGGCAACCAACGTCCTGCAGACCGTGCAGCGCATCTTGGCGACGGAGGGCAACATGGAGCTGGACGAGGCCGGCGACGTCATCGGCGTGCTGCGG GATCAGCAACGCTACCACGAAGACATTTTCGGGCTCACGCTGCGCACCCAGGAGGTGACAAGCCGCATACGCACCCAGAGCTTTTCCTTGCAGGAGCGGCAATTGCGGGGCGCAGTGCCCTGGGCGTTCGACCCGCCCGGCTCAGACACCAACAGCCCATGA
- the NOS3 gene encoding nitric oxide synthase 3 isoform X2, protein MGVWGFQEIGAGRGRDTLMSDSRTKSHYILAGPLSPRTQKDSRVGIQELLYVWGEVKERTCMTLEVPVVTESVGCHPLLQKRCSPSARPFRERHTGVRPKALPSGATSQKDLYDPLVALPCHSPTPQPPRCSPRALLDTWVPTYQPQSSQRNPGVRPPTLQASGRGAEALEPPSRACSCPIVYGTGVGRGPAPESPLPLPPPLGPLPLPKEKARALLEQAAEWTHSNMGNLKSVAQEPGPPCGLGLGLGLGLCGKQGPATPAPEPSRAPASLLPPAPGHSPPSSPLTQPPEGPKFPRVKNWEVGSITYDTLSAQAQQDGPCTPRRCLGSLVFPRKLQGRPSPGPPAPEQLLSQAQDFINQYYSSIKRSGSQAHEQRLQEVEAEVAATGTYQLRESELVFGAKQAWRNAPRCVGRIQWGKLQVFDARDCRSAQEMFTYICNHIKYATNRGNLRSAITVFPQRCPGRGDFRIWNSQLVRYAGYRQQDGSVRGDPANVEITELCIQHGWTPGNGRFDVLPLLLQAPDEPPELFLLPPELVLEVPLEHPTLEWFAALGLRWYALPAVSNMLLEIGGLEFPAAPFSGWYMSTEIGTRNLCDPHRYNILEDVAVCMDLDTRTTSSLWKDKAAVEINVAVLHSYQLAKVTIVDHHAATASFMKHLENEQKARGGCPADWAWIVPPISGSLTPVFHQEMVNYFLSPAFRYQPDPWKGSATKGTGITRKKTFKEVANAVKISASLMGTVMAKRVKATILYGSETGRAQSYAQQLGRLFRKAFDPRVLCMDEYDVVSLEHETLVLVVTSTFGNGDPPENGESFAAALMEMSGPYNSSPRPEQHKSYKIRFNSISCSDPLVSSWRRKRKESSNTDSAGALGTLRFCVFGLGSRAYPHFCAFARAVDTRLEELGGERLLQLGQGDELCGQEEAFRGWAQAAFQV, encoded by the exons ATGGGGGTGTGGGGGTTCCAGGAAATTGGGGCTGGGAGGGGAAGGGATACCCTAATGTCAGACTCAAGGACAAAAAGTCACTACATCCTTGCTGGGCCTCTATCCCCAAGAACCCAAAAGGACTCAAGGGTGGGGATCCAGGAGCTCTTGTATGTATGGGGGGAGGTGAAGGAGAGAACCTGCATGACCCTAGAGGTCCCTGTGGTCACTGAGAGTGTGGGCTGCCATCCCCTGCTACAGAAACGGTGCTCACCTTCTGCCCGACCCTTCAGGGAAAGGCACACAGGGGTGAGGCCGAAGGCCCTTCCGTCTGGTGCCACATCACAGAAGGACCTTTATGACCCCCTGGTGGCTCTACCCTGCCACTCCCCCACACCCCAGCCCCCACGCTGCAGCCCCAGGGCTCTGCTGGACACCTGGGTTCCCACTTATCAGCCTCAGTCCTCACAGCGGAACCCAGGCGTCCGGCCCCCCACCCTTCAGGCCAGCGGGCGTGGAGCTGAGGCTTTAGAGCCTCCCAGCCGGGCTTGTTCCTGTCCCATTGTGTATGGGACAGGGGTGGGGCGAGGGCCAGCACCGGAGAGCCCCCTCCCACTGCCCCCTCCTCTCGGTCCCCTCCCTCTTCCTAAGGAAAAGGCCAGGGCTCTGCTGGAGCAGGCAGCAGAGTGGACGCACAGTAACATGGGCAACTTGAAGAGCGTGGCCCAGGAGCCTGGGCCACCCTgcggcctggggctggggctgggcctcgGGCTGTGCGGCAAGCAGGGCCCAGCCACCCCAGCCCCTGAGCCCAGCCGGGCCCCAGCATCCCTACTCCCGCCAGCGCCAGGACACAG CCCCCCGAGCTCCCCGCTAACCCAGCCCCCGGAGGGGCCCAAGTTCCCTCGTGTGAAGAACTGGGAGGTGGGGAGCATCACCTATGACACCCTCAGCGCCCAGGCGCAGCAG GATGGGCCCTGCACCCCAAGACGCTGCCTGGGCTCCCTGGTATTTCCACGGAAACTACAGGGCCGGCCCTCCCCCGGCCCCCCGGCCCCTGAGCAGCTGCTGAGTCAGGCCCAGGACTTCATCAACCAGTACTACAGCTCCATTAAGAG GAGCGGCTCCCAAGCCCACGAACAGCGGCTTCAAGAGGTGGAAGCCGAGGTGGCAGCCACAGGCACCTACCAGCTTAGGGAAAGCGAGCTGGTGTTCGGGGCCAAGCAGGCCTGGCGCAATGCTCCCCGCTGTGTGGGCCGGATCCAGTGGGGGAAGCTGCAG GTGTTCGATGCCCGGGACTGCAGGTCTGCACAGGAAATGTTCACCTACATCTGCAACCACATCAAGTATGCCACCAACCGGGGCAACCTTCG CTCGGCCATCACAGTGTTCCCGCAGCGCTGCCCTGGCCGAGGAGACTTCCGAATCTGGAACAGCCAGCTGGTGCGCTATGCGGGCTACCGGCAGCAGGACGGCTCTGTGCGGGGGGACCCAGCCAACGTGGAGATCACCGAG CTCTGCATTCAGCACGGCTGGACCCCAGGAAACGGTCGCTTCGACGTGCTGCCCCTGCTGCTGCAGGCCCCAGATGAGCCCCCAGAACTCTTCCTACTGCCCCCCGAGCTGGTCCTTGAGGTGCCCCTGGAGCACCCCAC gctggagtggtttGCAGCCCTGGGCCTGCGCTGGTACGCCCTCCCGGCAGTGTCCAACATGCTGCTGGAAATTGGGGGCCTGGAGTTCCCCGCAGCCCCCTTCAGTGGCTGGTACATGAGCACTGAGATCGGCACGAGGAACCTGTGTGACCCTCACCGCTACAACATCCTGGAG GATGTGGCTGTCTGCATGGACCTGGATACCCGGACAACCTCGTCCCTGTGGAAAGACAAGGCAGCAGTGGAAATCAACGTGGCCGTGCTGCACAGTTACCAG CTGGCCAAAGTCACCATCGTGGACCACCACGCCGCCACGGCCTCCTTCATGAAGCACCTGGAGAATGAGCAGAAGGCCAGGGGAGGCTGCCCTGCGGACTGGGCCTGGATTGTGCCCCCCATCTCGGGCAGCCTCACTCCTGTCTTCCATCAGGAGATGGTCAACTATTTCCTGTCCCCGGCCTTCCGCTACCAG CCAGACCCCTGGAAGGGGAGTGCCACCAAGGGCACTGGCATCACCAGGAAGAAGACCTTCAAAGAAGTGGCCAA CGCCGTGAAGATCTCCGCCTCGCTGATGGGCACGGTGATGGCAAAGCGAGTGAAGGCCACAATTCTGTACGGCTCCGAGACCGGCCGGGCCCAGAGCTACGCACAGCAGCTGGGGAGACTCTTCCGGAAAGCTTTTGACCCCCGG GTCCTGTGTATGGATGAGTATGACGTGGTGTCCCTCGAACACGAGACGCTGGTGCTGGTGGTAACCAGCACATTTGGGAATGGGGATCCCCCGGAGAATGGAGAG AGCTTTGCGGCTGCCCTGATGGAGATGTCCGGCCCCTACAACAGCTCCCCTCGGCCGGAACAGCACAA GAGTTATAAGATCCGCTTCAACAGCATCTCCTGCTCAGACCCACTGGTGTCCTCTTGGCGGCGGAAGAGGAAGGAGTCCAGTAACACAGACAGTGCAGGGGCCCTGGGCACCCTCAG GTTCTGTGTGTTCGGGCTGGGCTCCCGGGCATACCCCCACTTCTGCGCCTTTGCTCGTGCGGTGGACACACGGCTGGAGGAACTGGGCGGGGAGCGGCTGCTGCAGCTGGGCCAGGGCGACGAGCTGTGCGGCCAGGAGGAGGCCTTCCGCGGCTGGGCCCAGGCCGCCTTCCAg GTCTGA
- the NOS3 gene encoding nitric oxide synthase 3 isoform X3, with translation MGVWGFQEIGAGRGRDTLMSDSRTKSHYILAGPLSPRTQKDSRVGIQELLYVWGEVKERTCMTLEVPVVTESVGCHPLLQKRCSPSARPFRERHTGVRPKALPSGATSQKDLYDPLVALPCHSPTPQPPRCSPRALLDTWVPTYQPQSSQRNPGVRPPTLQASGRGAEALEPPSRACSCPIVYGTGVGRGPAPESPLPLPPPLGPLPLPKEKARALLEQAAEWTHSNMGNLKSVAQEPGPPCGLGLGLGLGLCGKQGPATPAPEPSRAPASLLPPAPGHSPPSSPLTQPPEGPKFPRVKNWEVGSITYDTLSAQAQQDGPCTPRRCLGSLVFPRKLQGRPSPGPPAPEQLLSQAQDFINQYYSSIKRSGSQAHEQRLQEVEAEVAATGTYQLRESELVFGAKQAWRNAPRCVGRIQWGKLQVFDARDCRSAQEMFTYICNHIKYATNRGNLRSAITVFPQRCPGRGDFRIWNSQLVRYAGYRQQDGSVRGDPANVEITELCIQHGWTPGNGRFDVLPLLLQAPDEPPELFLLPPELVLEVPLEHPTLEWFAALGLRWYALPAVSNMLLEIGGLEFPAAPFSGWYMSTEIGTRNLCDPHRYNILEDVAVCMDLDTRTTSSLWKDKAAVEINVAVLHSYQLAKVTIVDHHAATASFMKHLENEQKARGGCPADWAWIVPPISGSLTPVFHQEMVNYFLSPAFRYQPDPWKGSATKGTGITRKKTFKEVANAVKISASLMGTVMAKRVKATILYGSETGRAQSYAQQLGRLFRKAFDPRVLCMDEYDVVSLEHETLVLVVTSTFGNGDPPENGEGLTLWPRLECSSTITAHCSLSLPDSSNPPTSASQIVGTTSACHDAKLIFVFFVEMGFRHVAQAGL, from the exons ATGGGGGTGTGGGGGTTCCAGGAAATTGGGGCTGGGAGGGGAAGGGATACCCTAATGTCAGACTCAAGGACAAAAAGTCACTACATCCTTGCTGGGCCTCTATCCCCAAGAACCCAAAAGGACTCAAGGGTGGGGATCCAGGAGCTCTTGTATGTATGGGGGGAGGTGAAGGAGAGAACCTGCATGACCCTAGAGGTCCCTGTGGTCACTGAGAGTGTGGGCTGCCATCCCCTGCTACAGAAACGGTGCTCACCTTCTGCCCGACCCTTCAGGGAAAGGCACACAGGGGTGAGGCCGAAGGCCCTTCCGTCTGGTGCCACATCACAGAAGGACCTTTATGACCCCCTGGTGGCTCTACCCTGCCACTCCCCCACACCCCAGCCCCCACGCTGCAGCCCCAGGGCTCTGCTGGACACCTGGGTTCCCACTTATCAGCCTCAGTCCTCACAGCGGAACCCAGGCGTCCGGCCCCCCACCCTTCAGGCCAGCGGGCGTGGAGCTGAGGCTTTAGAGCCTCCCAGCCGGGCTTGTTCCTGTCCCATTGTGTATGGGACAGGGGTGGGGCGAGGGCCAGCACCGGAGAGCCCCCTCCCACTGCCCCCTCCTCTCGGTCCCCTCCCTCTTCCTAAGGAAAAGGCCAGGGCTCTGCTGGAGCAGGCAGCAGAGTGGACGCACAGTAACATGGGCAACTTGAAGAGCGTGGCCCAGGAGCCTGGGCCACCCTgcggcctggggctggggctgggcctcgGGCTGTGCGGCAAGCAGGGCCCAGCCACCCCAGCCCCTGAGCCCAGCCGGGCCCCAGCATCCCTACTCCCGCCAGCGCCAGGACACAG CCCCCCGAGCTCCCCGCTAACCCAGCCCCCGGAGGGGCCCAAGTTCCCTCGTGTGAAGAACTGGGAGGTGGGGAGCATCACCTATGACACCCTCAGCGCCCAGGCGCAGCAG GATGGGCCCTGCACCCCAAGACGCTGCCTGGGCTCCCTGGTATTTCCACGGAAACTACAGGGCCGGCCCTCCCCCGGCCCCCCGGCCCCTGAGCAGCTGCTGAGTCAGGCCCAGGACTTCATCAACCAGTACTACAGCTCCATTAAGAG GAGCGGCTCCCAAGCCCACGAACAGCGGCTTCAAGAGGTGGAAGCCGAGGTGGCAGCCACAGGCACCTACCAGCTTAGGGAAAGCGAGCTGGTGTTCGGGGCCAAGCAGGCCTGGCGCAATGCTCCCCGCTGTGTGGGCCGGATCCAGTGGGGGAAGCTGCAG GTGTTCGATGCCCGGGACTGCAGGTCTGCACAGGAAATGTTCACCTACATCTGCAACCACATCAAGTATGCCACCAACCGGGGCAACCTTCG CTCGGCCATCACAGTGTTCCCGCAGCGCTGCCCTGGCCGAGGAGACTTCCGAATCTGGAACAGCCAGCTGGTGCGCTATGCGGGCTACCGGCAGCAGGACGGCTCTGTGCGGGGGGACCCAGCCAACGTGGAGATCACCGAG CTCTGCATTCAGCACGGCTGGACCCCAGGAAACGGTCGCTTCGACGTGCTGCCCCTGCTGCTGCAGGCCCCAGATGAGCCCCCAGAACTCTTCCTACTGCCCCCCGAGCTGGTCCTTGAGGTGCCCCTGGAGCACCCCAC gctggagtggtttGCAGCCCTGGGCCTGCGCTGGTACGCCCTCCCGGCAGTGTCCAACATGCTGCTGGAAATTGGGGGCCTGGAGTTCCCCGCAGCCCCCTTCAGTGGCTGGTACATGAGCACTGAGATCGGCACGAGGAACCTGTGTGACCCTCACCGCTACAACATCCTGGAG GATGTGGCTGTCTGCATGGACCTGGATACCCGGACAACCTCGTCCCTGTGGAAAGACAAGGCAGCAGTGGAAATCAACGTGGCCGTGCTGCACAGTTACCAG CTGGCCAAAGTCACCATCGTGGACCACCACGCCGCCACGGCCTCCTTCATGAAGCACCTGGAGAATGAGCAGAAGGCCAGGGGAGGCTGCCCTGCGGACTGGGCCTGGATTGTGCCCCCCATCTCGGGCAGCCTCACTCCTGTCTTCCATCAGGAGATGGTCAACTATTTCCTGTCCCCGGCCTTCCGCTACCAG CCAGACCCCTGGAAGGGGAGTGCCACCAAGGGCACTGGCATCACCAGGAAGAAGACCTTCAAAGAAGTGGCCAA CGCCGTGAAGATCTCCGCCTCGCTGATGGGCACGGTGATGGCAAAGCGAGTGAAGGCCACAATTCTGTACGGCTCCGAGACCGGCCGGGCCCAGAGCTACGCACAGCAGCTGGGGAGACTCTTCCGGAAAGCTTTTGACCCCCGG GTCCTGTGTATGGATGAGTATGACGTGGTGTCCCTCGAACACGAGACGCTGGTGCTGGTGGTAACCAGCACATTTGGGAATGGGGATCCCCCGGAGAATGGAGAG ggtctcactttgtggcccagactggagtgcagtagtacaatcacggctcactgcagcctcagcctcccagactcaagcaatcctcctacttcagcctcccaaatagttgggaccacAAGCGCATGCCAtgatgccaagctaatttttgtattttttgtagagatggggtttcgccatgttgcccaggctggtctctaa